In a genomic window of Ignavibacteria bacterium:
- a CDS encoding Rne/Rng family ribonuclease, with protein sequence MVRRILISASASHLRIAITEDGKLVELFTETPDTEHHVGNIYLGRVTKIIQGMNAAFVDIGLEQDAFLHFSDVDSTMEGMSTDDDDDDRPVSHAVETADVALRTSKAGSTKRLPTFTTKRSGQVTINLQAKQMVVVQVTREAYHQKGVRVTTKVGLTGRNVVLLPFEENVGVSRKIFSVKERKRLRAIAREILPEGIGCIIRTAASGLTNDDVGRDFASLLEDWREMEKEIRDAKGPMLLHQEASVAHSVIRDLFKDDVAQVVVDDRKLFRDLKTYVLRTAPHLDGKLEFFADTKPMFDVYGIERDVHLTHSRRVPLPSGGSLIIDHTEAMVVVDVNSGRASNERTQEANAVKSNFEAMKEVAKQLRLRDIGGMVLVDFIDMQQEENRRKLHAEMKKETSRDRAKTIVYPITQLGIMQITRQRIRQSMAERTSEECPFCMGTGRVLSAASTVAGIDRWLRNYRAKTWGLRVTVATHPYIIHYIERNKASTLRRWLRTYFLSVSLREDDTIEAGEFRCYAGSNTKDITRQYL encoded by the coding sequence ATGGTACGTCGAATTCTCATTAGTGCCTCGGCATCACACCTCCGGATCGCGATCACGGAGGACGGTAAACTCGTTGAGCTTTTTACCGAGACGCCCGACACAGAACACCACGTTGGTAACATCTACCTCGGACGGGTCACGAAGATCATCCAGGGAATGAATGCGGCCTTTGTCGACATCGGTCTTGAGCAGGACGCATTCTTGCATTTCAGCGATGTTGACTCAACGATGGAGGGCATGTCCACAGACGATGATGATGATGACCGTCCGGTCTCTCATGCAGTTGAAACCGCTGATGTCGCACTTCGCACATCCAAGGCCGGTTCCACAAAACGCCTCCCAACGTTTACAACAAAACGAAGCGGCCAAGTAACGATCAATCTGCAGGCGAAGCAGATGGTTGTGGTGCAGGTCACACGCGAAGCATACCACCAAAAGGGTGTGCGAGTGACCACAAAGGTCGGCCTCACCGGACGAAACGTTGTGCTGCTCCCATTCGAAGAGAATGTTGGTGTCTCTCGCAAGATCTTCTCTGTGAAAGAACGCAAGCGTCTTCGGGCAATCGCTCGCGAGATACTTCCTGAAGGCATCGGCTGCATTATTCGTACCGCTGCTTCGGGCCTAACAAACGACGACGTTGGGAGAGACTTTGCCTCGCTCCTCGAAGATTGGCGCGAGATGGAGAAAGAGATCCGCGATGCAAAGGGGCCAATGCTGCTGCATCAAGAAGCCAGTGTTGCTCATAGTGTGATCCGAGATCTCTTCAAGGACGATGTAGCACAGGTTGTTGTGGACGACAGGAAGTTGTTCCGCGATCTCAAGACCTATGTGTTGCGAACAGCCCCACATCTTGATGGGAAGCTCGAGTTCTTCGCCGATACAAAGCCGATGTTCGATGTCTACGGCATCGAACGAGATGTACACCTTACGCACTCACGCCGAGTTCCGCTTCCGAGCGGAGGATCGTTGATCATCGACCATACAGAAGCGATGGTTGTGGTGGACGTGAACTCCGGTCGCGCATCAAACGAGCGAACACAAGAAGCCAATGCCGTGAAGTCGAACTTCGAAGCGATGAAGGAGGTTGCAAAACAACTTCGTCTTCGTGACATCGGAGGAATGGTGCTGGTAGACTTCATCGATATGCAGCAAGAAGAGAATCGGCGCAAGCTGCATGCGGAAATGAAGAAGGAGACCTCGCGAGACCGGGCAAAGACCATCGTCTACCCGATCACCCAACTCGGCATCATGCAGATCACGCGGCAGCGTATCCGTCAGAGCATGGCCGAACGAACGAGCGAAGAATGTCCGTTCTGCATGGGTACCGGTAGGGTTCTCTCAGCAGCCAGCACTGTTGCAGGCATCGACCGTTGGCTACGGAACTATCGTGCAAAAACGTGGGGCCTGCGTGTAACGGTTGCAACACATCCGTACATCATCCACTACATCGAGCGCAACAAGGCATCGACATTGCGCCGGTGGCTTCGCACGTATTTCCTGTCCGTTTCACTTCGTGAAGACGACACCATTGAAGCAGGGGAGTTCCGCTGCTATGCAGGGTCGAACACGAAGGACATCACACGTCAATACCTGTGA